A window from Culex pipiens pallens isolate TS chromosome 3, TS_CPP_V2, whole genome shotgun sequence encodes these proteins:
- the LOC120413666 gene encoding acylphosphatase-2: MRRRELGFILVVPFVVLLVVAVVQQPIEATCPVLGCPAEPVDLFASAGADLVLSSTTMAGKLLACDFEVFGIVQGVFFRKYTQKQATSLGLKGWCMNTRDGTVKGQMEGEAKPINEMKYWLQNKGSPTSRIDKAVFGELKEITKYSYNDFGIKR, from the exons ATGCGACGACGCGAGCTCGGTTTTATTTTGGTCGTTCCCTTCGTAGTGCTACTTGTCGTTGCCGTGGTGCAGCAACCAATCGAAGCAACCTGTCCCGTGCTCGGTTGCCCGGCGGAACCGGTGGATTTGTTTGCATCAGCAGGCGCTGATTTGGTCCTAAGCTCAACGACAATGGCTGGAAAACTGTTGGCCTGCGATTTCGAGGTGTTTGGAATTGTGCAAG GGGTATTTTTTAGGAAG TACACCCAGAAGCAAGCCACCAGTTTGGGATTGAAGGGATGGTGCATGAACACCCGGGACGGAACAGTCAAGGGCCAAATGGAAGGAGAGGCGAAGCCGATCAATGAAAT GAAATACTGGCTGCAAAATAAGGGAAGTCCCACTAGTCGCATCGACAAGGCTGTATTTGGCGAGCTCAAAGAGATTACCAAGTATTCGTACAATGATTTCGGAATCAAACGTTAA